Part of the Coleofasciculus chthonoplastes PCC 7420 genome, AAGTTTAATCGTTTTATCTCGACTGGCGGAGACAAGGGTTTGCGAATCAGGACTAAAACTGACATCCAACACCCAATCCTGATGACTGCTCAATACCTTAATCAAGTCTCCCTCTCTATTCCACAGCCGAATCGTACCATCTCGACTGGCTGAGGCAAGGCGTTCCCCGTCAGGACTAAAGCTAACACTATAAATTCGTTCCGTATGTCCGTTTAAGGTGTGCAAAAGTTGACCAAAACGATCCCAAATTTTGACAGTTTTATCGTTACTCGCCGTAGCTATCCGTTCTCCATTGGGAGAAAAGGTCACATCTCGCACATCATCATCATGCCCGCGTAAAATGAGCTGAGACTGTTGCCGCAGTTCCCAAAGTTTGATGGTTTTATCATAACTGGCAGAAGCGAGGACGACGGGAGTTGCTAATGTGTCTGCGGTTTCTTTTGCTTGTTTTGTGGGACTAAAACTGACAGCGGTTACTCTATCGCTGTGTCCTTTAAAGGTTTTCAGTAATTTACCATCACGATTCCACAGTCTTACCGTATTATCGGCACTTGCTGCTGCAATCAACTGACTGTCAGCGCTGAAGGTTACGTTTAATACCCAGCGTTCCGGTTGGGAGAGGGTTTTAATAAGTTTACCCTGAGTATCCCACAATTTCACGGTGCGATCATCGCTAGCTGAGGCAATGAATTTACCATCGGGACTAAATGCCACACTGTTAACCTTACCCTGATGTCCGGTGAGCGTTTTCCATAATTGACCGTCTTTTGTCCACAATTTGATGGTTTGATCGCTTCCGGCTGACGCTAGCATCTCACCATTGGGACTAAAGCTAACCCACTGCGCTGCTTTTTTATGGGCTGAAAGGGTATGAATTAACTCGCCATCCACTCGCCACAGGCGCACCGTACCATCCGCACCTGTGGAGGCTAGGTGTTCACCGTCGGGACTAAACCTAACGCTATAAACATAACCTTTATGCCCTGTCAACGTTTGGACAAGGGTGCCATCCCGACGCCACAGCTTGACTGTACCATCCCAACTACTGGATGCAATTAGCTGACTATCTGGACTAAAGGAAACACTGGTAATGCTATCTTGATGCCCTTGCAGAGTCGTGACTAATGTACCATCAGGACGCCACAATTTTACCGTGCGATCGCGGCTGGCTGAGGCAATCAGTTCTCCATCAGGGGAAAAGCTGACATCCCAGACGATATCACTATGTCCTTCTAACCGATTTCGCTCGGTTATGGAGTCTACGGCTTGAGAGAGGGCGGCAATCACTTGTAGGTGGGTATCGGGTTTAACCCCGACAGCAACCTGCTTAAGCTGTCTTGCGCCTCTGAGCGCTTCCAGCAGCGCATCAAACTCTTTTCCAGAAGCAAATAGGGCTTCTGAGGAAGCACTAATCGCCGCTAGTTGGGCATTAAAGGTTAGAGTCGCGGCGCGTCGGCGTTGCACCTCAGCCCGCCATCCTAACCCCCCAGCCGTAACCGCCAGCACTGCCATTGCTGTACCGACTGCGATCGCCCGGAGTCGCTGTTTGCGAACTCGTAAGAGTTCCATCTGACTATGCTTCAGCCGTGTCACCAGTGTCTGCTTGCGGCGTTTTTTGTAATGGTGACGGATGGGGGCGACTAAGTAATCGTGAACTAGCTGATATTGATCCTCGGGTTCGTCAGGTAGGCGAAATAACAACCCTGAGCCAACTAAAATCTCCAGAATTAGAGAAAGTGAGGATGGCGGGTTGACAATTGATGGGGATGGTGTATGTCCCATATCTAAGTCTTTTGTCCCGGATTCCAACTCAATTTGAGTTTTCAAGGGACGAGTCCCTCGGTCATCTGTCAGGGAAAATAAGACTTGCCAAACTGTCTCTTGATTCTCAGATCCACAATCAGCAATAGCATTCAAGAGCCAGCGTTCGACTAAAGTGGCTTTCGGATTCGTGCCTAAGGCTTGGTATTGCGCCAGAGTGGTAATTTTTTCCGTTTGCAGTTGCATCCCCACCACCTGTAATTCAATCAGTCGCACGCTTTCGGTGGGTGAGGCTAAATCCTGAACTAGGGCATCAATTAGGGCGTCGTCTAACTTAAACTGAGACCCTGAAGCCAGAGTGGAAATGACATTTTTCGCTTCCCGTGGGGACAAATCCCCCAAGTGGTAGCGAAGTTGTCGATCCAGAATATTGTTGTTAATCGCACTCAAATTCGTGTAGCGTTCGCATTCAAGCAGGTAATGCAGGTAATCTTCCCGCAGGGATAAAATAACTTTGACAAAGGGAAGATTCAGACAATGCTCTAAAAATTCATAGAACTGGCGTCGCTGTTCTAATTCCGTACAGACGAAAAAAAATTCTTCAAATTGATCAAAAATTAGCACGATCAGGATATTGCCATCAGCCGCCTGCTGTAATTGATTGACACAGGTTGCCAGTTGGCTTAGGGGTTGGGGATCTAACGCCGTATCCGATGAGGGATTAGAGGTACAGCCTAAGGCATGGTTGAGTTGTCGAGAAAACTCTGCTTGCCAATCGCTGTAGACTTTCTGCACCACGGGGATCACCTCTCTAGCGCTAATCGTGCGACTCTCTAAGGCAGGGACTAATCCGGCGTGAATTAAAGAACTTTTACCTACCCCAGAGGAACCATGAATTACCGTTAGTTTGTGATCATTGCGGCTGAGGCGTTCCAAGAGTCGATTTACATCCGGCAATCGCCCAGCCGCCGCTATTTCCAGGGGTGATAATTGTGGTTGGTGTCGCCCAGAGAGTAAGGGTGCTGCACCAAGAAAGGTAAAAAAGCCATACTGTTGTTCCAGGGAGCGTTGTTTTTGCTTGAGTTCAAAGGCTCGTAGGTATTGCTGGTGATCGAAGTAGAGCGATCGCAGTTCTTGGAGAATGTCCAGATAAAGCTGGGGAGACTGATGAGGCGCGTTTGGCAGTAACCCCTCTACCGTTAACGCCGCCTCTAAATCCGCGATCGCCGCTGCTGATTCCCCCAGTTGACGCTGGGCTTTGGCACGGATCAGTAAGTACCATCCCTGATGCTGAGGTTGAGATAAGTGAGACTGATCCAAAATATCTAACGCTGTTTGGACGAAGACTTTGGCATCCTCCCAGTTGGATTCTTCTAATGCCACCGCTGCCAAAAAACCATAAGCTTGGGGTAATTGAGCCACATTGTCTTGGGTTTGAGACTGCGCCAACGACTGAAGTGCCAGCGCTTGTAAATCTGCCCAATTTTGCAGGTTTTGCAAGACTTCACCCAGTTGAATGGTTAAGTGGGCAACCCAATCCAAGCGTCCCGCCGTCGTAAAGGCGTCAATCCCTGCTTGCCAAAATTCTCTAGCTTTCTCCCAACTTCTATACTTATGACTTGGGTGTAATTGAGCTTGACGACAATAACACCAACCCAGATGACACTGTAAGATGCCAATCCGTTCTAAGGATTGTTGATCAGCGCCATCGGAGACAGCACAGGTAATCTGTTGCCAAACATCTAGACTCCGTTGATACTGTTCCAGAGCCACCTCAATCAAGTCATGTTTAAAGGCATCTCTGGCTAAAATAAACTGCCATGTCGCATAGTGGGCAGGTTCTAGATTCACACCACGCCCCTGCAAATCCCGTAATGCGGATTCGAGTTCTTGACGACGCTGACATCCCGGCGACAGCTTGAGCGCTTCGTTGGAC contains:
- a CDS encoding WD40 repeat domain-containing protein; protein product: MKEKERERAEEIVLANERSLSTLARAITLSEGQFALILVRCNYECCKQPMCQQLQGLTGIPLKQLVLQESSQTLYTVILDAIAKEDLSVLLVFGLESVTAIDPVLISTNQVRDEFPKSFSFPIVLWVTDELLHKLARFAPDFKSWAATSIKFELATAELLDLWQHTTEELFTTLLEKSVGEFLSNEALKLSPGCQRRQELESALRDLQGRGVNLEPAHYATWQFILARDAFKHDLIEVALEQYQRSLDVWQQITCAVSDGADQQSLERIGILQCHLGWCYCRQAQLHPSHKYRSWEKAREFWQAGIDAFTTAGRLDWVAHLTIQLGEVLQNLQNWADLQALALQSLAQSQTQDNVAQLPQAYGFLAAVALEESNWEDAKVFVQTALDILDQSHLSQPQHQGWYLLIRAKAQRQLGESAAAIADLEAALTVEGLLPNAPHQSPQLYLDILQELRSLYFDHQQYLRAFELKQKQRSLEQQYGFFTFLGAAPLLSGRHQPQLSPLEIAAAGRLPDVNRLLERLSRNDHKLTVIHGSSGVGKSSLIHAGLVPALESRTISAREVIPVVQKVYSDWQAEFSRQLNHALGCTSNPSSDTALDPQPLSQLATCVNQLQQAADGNILIVLIFDQFEEFFFVCTELEQRRQFYEFLEHCLNLPFVKVILSLREDYLHYLLECERYTNLSAINNNILDRQLRYHLGDLSPREAKNVISTLASGSQFKLDDALIDALVQDLASPTESVRLIELQVVGMQLQTEKITTLAQYQALGTNPKATLVERWLLNAIADCGSENQETVWQVLFSLTDDRGTRPLKTQIELESGTKDLDMGHTPSPSIVNPPSSLSLILEILVGSGLLFRLPDEPEDQYQLVHDYLVAPIRHHYKKRRKQTLVTRLKHSQMELLRVRKQRLRAIAVGTAMAVLAVTAGGLGWRAEVQRRRAATLTFNAQLAAISASSEALFASGKEFDALLEALRGARQLKQVAVGVKPDTHLQVIAALSQAVDSITERNRLEGHSDIVWDVSFSPDGELIASASRDRTVKLWRPDGTLVTTLQGHQDSITSVSFSPDSQLIASSSWDGTVKLWRRDGTLVQTLTGHKGYVYSVRFSPDGEHLASTGADGTVRLWRVDGELIHTLSAHKKAAQWVSFSPNGEMLASAGSDQTIKLWTKDGQLWKTLTGHQGKVNSVAFSPDGKFIASASDDRTVKLWDTQGKLIKTLSQPERWVLNVTFSADSQLIAAASADNTVRLWNRDGKLLKTFKGHSDRVTAVSFSPTKQAKETADTLATPVVLASASYDKTIKLWELRQQSQLILRGHDDDVRDVTFSPNGERIATASNDKTVKIWDRFGQLLHTLNGHTERIYSVSFSPDGERLASASRDGTIRLWNREGDLIKVLSSHQDWVLDVSFSPDSQTLVSASRDKTIKLWTRDGVLMKTLKGHQSRVNGVTFSPDGQILASASDDQTVKLWNRQGELLKTLKGHSNWVLDVSFSADSQLLASASYDNTVKLWNRQGELQTTLKGSTDSVARVEFSPRGNILATTSWDNRVQIWRLDDTLVKTWEAEEGRVTSVNWSQDGQALAVGTEDNTAIVWNLDLEELLAKSCNWLQDYLNHNPDVKQSNRELCQPIAREK